One window from the genome of Actinoplanes teichomyceticus ATCC 31121 encodes:
- a CDS encoding lytic polysaccharide monooxygenase auxiliary activity family 9 protein, whose protein sequence is MPNPVRRRFLICALAAALAAALAVLVAPSSPASAHGNVLSPGSRNYGCFERWGDRFQAPEMATQDPLCHQAWQADPQAMWNWNGLFREGVAGNHQAAIPDGQLCSAGKTQNGRYAAMDTVGDWKSTTIANSFTLQLFDGARHGADYIRVYVTRPSYNPVTQPLKWSDLELVSQVGNTPAAQWTRQLSNGVQMDIPVSVPGRSGRAMVYTIWQASHLDQSYYFCSDVNFGGVTPPTSSPTSTPSSTPPSSTSPAPAGACRAAVSVSSQWSGAYQATVTVTAGSAAVRGWAVTLTYGTGQTVQQSWGATVAAGGNRIEASNAAYNGALSAGASTSFGFIASGTPSTPSVTCAAV, encoded by the coding sequence ATGCCCAACCCCGTACGCCGAAGGTTTCTGATCTGTGCCCTGGCGGCCGCCCTGGCCGCCGCCCTCGCCGTCCTCGTCGCGCCGAGCTCCCCCGCCTCGGCGCACGGCAACGTGCTGAGCCCGGGCTCGCGCAACTACGGTTGCTTCGAGCGCTGGGGCGACAGGTTCCAGGCGCCGGAGATGGCGACCCAGGATCCCCTGTGCCACCAGGCCTGGCAGGCCGACCCGCAGGCGATGTGGAACTGGAACGGCCTGTTCCGTGAGGGGGTCGCCGGCAACCATCAGGCCGCCATCCCGGACGGGCAGCTGTGCAGCGCCGGCAAGACCCAGAACGGCCGGTACGCCGCGATGGACACGGTCGGCGACTGGAAGTCCACCACCATCGCGAACTCGTTCACGCTGCAGCTGTTCGACGGCGCCCGGCACGGCGCCGACTACATCCGGGTGTACGTGACCAGGCCGTCCTACAACCCGGTCACGCAGCCGCTGAAGTGGTCGGACCTGGAGCTGGTCAGCCAGGTCGGCAACACCCCGGCGGCACAGTGGACCCGGCAGCTGAGCAACGGGGTGCAGATGGACATCCCGGTGAGCGTGCCGGGACGCTCCGGCCGGGCCATGGTGTACACCATCTGGCAGGCCAGCCACCTGGACCAGTCGTACTACTTCTGCAGTGACGTGAACTTCGGCGGCGTCACGCCGCCGACCTCCTCCCCCACGTCCACGCCGTCGTCGACCCCGCCGTCCTCGACCTCCCCGGCGCCCGCCGGGGCGTGCCGCGCGGCGGTGTCGGTGTCGTCGCAGTGGTCGGGCGCCTACCAGGCCACCGTCACGGTCACCGCGGGCAGCGCGGCGGTACGGGGCTGGGCGGTGACGCTCACCTACGGGACGGGGCAGACCGTCCAGCAGTCGTGGGGCGCCACCGTGGCGGCCGGCGGCAACCGGATCGAGGCGTCGAACGCGGCGTACAACGGGGCGCTGTCGGCCGGAGCGTCCACCAGCTTCGGCTTCATCGCCTCCGGCACGCCCAGCACCCCGTCGGTGACCTGCGCGGCGGTCTGA
- a CDS encoding DUF2087 domain-containing protein → MSAEAARAAELLTQLSNPARLRAFAELVRRGKQGSTIAEMAFHLDVAKPEAGDACGRLAALGLATGTGDGVFRAKPEALREAAQALVATQPITPLLGEYPQLRSFFAHGRLTGLPPTLSERHQQLAELLARFLAVEGVLTEDEVNQRIAVLTDDVAAVRRMLVDTGWLERDRAGTSYGAGRIFAA, encoded by the coding sequence ATGTCCGCCGAAGCCGCCCGCGCCGCCGAGCTCCTCACCCAGCTGTCCAACCCCGCCCGCCTGCGTGCTTTCGCCGAGCTGGTCCGCCGGGGCAAGCAGGGTTCGACCATCGCCGAGATGGCGTTCCACCTCGACGTCGCCAAGCCGGAGGCGGGCGACGCGTGCGGCCGCCTCGCCGCGCTCGGCCTGGCCACCGGCACCGGTGACGGGGTCTTCCGGGCGAAGCCCGAAGCGCTGCGCGAGGCCGCCCAGGCCCTCGTCGCCACCCAGCCGATCACCCCGCTGCTCGGCGAGTACCCGCAGTTGAGAAGCTTCTTCGCGCACGGCCGCCTGACCGGTCTGCCGCCCACGCTCAGCGAGCGTCACCAGCAGCTCGCCGAGCTGCTCGCCCGCTTCCTGGCGGTCGAGGGGGTGCTCACCGAGGACGAGGTCAACCAGCGCATCGCGGTGCTGACCGACGACGTGGCCGCGGTCCGCCGGATGCTGGTCGACACCGGCTGGCTGGAACGCGACCGGGCCGGCACGTCGTACGGCGCCGGCCGCATCTTCGCGGCCTGA
- a CDS encoding YbaB/EbfC family DNA-binding protein: MTVSPDPSGITRMLADVTAALGSLQAPAADTPPAEHVPIEGAGAALDGAIVATAAMPGRVTSLVFRPTVMRMDSATLAEETMTAVNAALADLQARAAGAGRPSFEALSGQLREIQDSASRQFSAFTEALADAQQRIAERGGR; encoded by the coding sequence ATGACCGTCTCACCCGACCCGTCCGGAATCACCCGGATGCTCGCCGACGTCACCGCCGCGCTGGGCTCGCTCCAGGCCCCGGCCGCGGACACCCCACCCGCGGAGCATGTGCCGATCGAGGGCGCCGGTGCGGCGCTCGACGGGGCGATCGTCGCGACCGCGGCCATGCCGGGCCGGGTGACGTCGCTGGTCTTCCGGCCGACGGTGATGCGGATGGACTCGGCCACGCTCGCCGAGGAGACGATGACCGCGGTCAACGCGGCGCTCGCCGATCTGCAGGCCCGTGCGGCGGGCGCCGGCCGGCCGTCGTTCGAGGCGCTGTCCGGACAGCTCCGGGAAATCCAGGACAGCGCGTCCAGGCAGTTCAGCGCGTTCACCGAGGCGCTGGCCGACGCCCAGCAGCGCATCGCCGAGCGGGGCGGCCGGTGA
- a CDS encoding EndoU domain-containing protein, which translates to MPAERLRHTLMGERDGRASGFHHRPNGVDPAGAKLIRVTKRDERTGVYEGQVAIANRRNGEWHLKQKSTFFPDDWTPEQVDNAVDRAFREGAVKDPRTGRWQSTFRGIVLEGFYDPDTDTLRHGYPVLGPRRTA; encoded by the coding sequence ATGCCGGCCGAACGGTTGCGCCACACGCTGATGGGTGAGCGGGACGGGAGGGCGTCCGGTTTCCACCATCGACCGAACGGTGTCGACCCGGCGGGCGCCAAGCTGATCAGGGTCACCAAGCGGGACGAGCGTACCGGCGTGTACGAGGGCCAGGTCGCCATCGCGAACCGCAGGAACGGCGAGTGGCACCTGAAGCAGAAGAGCACCTTCTTCCCGGACGACTGGACGCCGGAACAGGTCGACAACGCCGTGGACCGCGCCTTCCGCGAGGGCGCGGTGAAGGATCCGCGAACGGGTCGATGGCAAAGCACCTTCCGGGGCATCGTCCTGGAGGGGTTCTATGATCCGGACACCGATACGCTGCGGCACGGCTATCCGGTGCTGGGACCACGGAGGACGGCATGA
- a CDS encoding IS5 family transposase yields the protein MPRVAAARRHDLTDVQWAVLEPALPAEPRRGRPPRWTKRQIIDGIRWRVRAGTPWRDVPEVYAPWQTLYRWFRRWQRDGTWAKILARLQTRADAAGDIEWAVSVDSTISRAHQHAAGARRDGDLQKEPPGGVFAEPGDHALGRSRGGFTTKTHLACEQGRKTLSTVITAGQRGDSPQFIKVLERIKVYRVGGGRPRTRPDLVLADKAYTSRGNRGYARRRRIRVCIPSKADQDAYRKAKGSKGGRPPAFDPVVYRQRHAVECGINQLKQNRAMATRYDKLAVRFEATVTIAVINQWL from the coding sequence GTGCCCAGGGTAGCGGCAGCGAGGCGACACGATCTCACCGACGTTCAGTGGGCGGTGCTGGAACCTGCGCTGCCTGCGGAGCCACGGCGAGGCCGTCCGCCGCGATGGACGAAACGGCAGATCATCGATGGGATCCGGTGGCGGGTCCGGGCGGGAACACCGTGGCGGGACGTGCCCGAGGTGTACGCACCCTGGCAGACGTTGTATCGCTGGTTCCGGCGCTGGCAGCGCGACGGGACGTGGGCGAAGATCCTGGCCCGGCTCCAGACCCGGGCCGACGCCGCCGGTGACATCGAGTGGGCGGTGAGCGTCGATTCCACGATCAGCCGTGCCCATCAGCATGCCGCGGGTGCCCGTCGTGATGGTGACCTGCAGAAGGAACCGCCGGGTGGGGTGTTCGCCGAACCCGGCGATCATGCTCTGGGCAGGTCCCGGGGCGGGTTCACCACCAAGACCCATCTGGCCTGTGAGCAGGGTCGTAAGACGCTGTCGACGGTGATCACCGCTGGTCAGCGGGGTGACAGTCCGCAGTTCATCAAGGTCCTGGAACGCATCAAGGTCTATCGGGTCGGTGGTGGCCGGCCCCGTACCCGGCCGGATCTGGTCCTGGCGGACAAGGCGTACACCAGCCGGGGCAATCGCGGGTACGCCCGCCGCCGCAGGATCAGGGTGTGCATCCCGAGCAAGGCCGACCAGGACGCCTACCGCAAGGCCAAAGGCTCCAAGGGCGGGCGTCCTCCGGCGTTCGACCCGGTCGTGTACCGGCAGCGTCACGCCGTGGAATGCGGCATCAACCAGCTCAAACAGAACCGGGCGATGGCCACCCGGTACGACAAGCTTGCCGTCCGCTTCGAAGCCACCGTCACCATCGCCGTCATCAACCAATGGCTCTGA
- a CDS encoding DUF3817 domain-containing protein: protein MTAVAEAFSWAGLLVGMYLKHVSHTTEAGVWLFGRIHGALFVAYLAATLWAARTERWSLWRTGFALLASIPPLTTLIFERWVSRRRPAAEPAPATA, encoded by the coding sequence GTGACCGCGGTAGCCGAGGCGTTCTCGTGGGCCGGCCTGCTGGTCGGCATGTACCTCAAGCACGTTTCGCACACCACCGAGGCCGGGGTGTGGCTGTTCGGCCGGATCCACGGGGCGCTGTTCGTGGCGTACCTCGCGGCGACCCTCTGGGCCGCCCGGACCGAACGCTGGTCGCTCTGGCGCACCGGCTTCGCCCTGCTCGCCTCGATCCCGCCGCTCACCACCCTGATCTTCGAGCGCTGGGTGTCCCGGCGCCGCCCCGCCGCCGAGCCGGCGCCCGCCACCGCCTAG
- a CDS encoding hemerythrin domain-containing protein, whose amino-acid sequence MPDIVEIIKEQHRQVEELLTQAAEDSADQAALLAEVARMLLPHSEAEEDFVYPTIREKAAETGDEVRDGVEEHHQIEDMLKNLLDGSPDDPGFRGTIAAITGELRHHVQEEEEELLPILADRLSDAEREEMGRRFVEVTTGVPPQSVHGAGPAGGETRRELYEKAKEQDIPGRSKMTKEQLAEAVGEG is encoded by the coding sequence GTGCCGGACATCGTGGAGATCATCAAGGAGCAGCACCGTCAGGTCGAGGAGCTGCTGACCCAGGCCGCGGAGGACAGCGCGGACCAGGCCGCGCTGCTCGCGGAGGTGGCCCGGATGCTGCTGCCGCACTCCGAGGCCGAGGAGGACTTCGTCTACCCGACCATCCGGGAGAAGGCGGCGGAGACCGGCGACGAGGTGCGCGACGGCGTCGAGGAGCACCACCAGATCGAGGACATGTTGAAGAACCTGCTCGACGGCAGCCCCGACGATCCCGGCTTCCGCGGCACGATCGCGGCGATCACCGGTGAGCTGCGCCATCACGTGCAGGAGGAAGAGGAGGAGCTGCTGCCGATCCTGGCCGACCGGCTCAGCGACGCCGAGCGCGAGGAGATGGGCCGGCGCTTCGTCGAGGTGACCACCGGCGTGCCGCCGCAGAGCGTGCACGGCGCCGGCCCGGCGGGCGGCGAGACCCGGCGGGAGCTCTACGAGAAGGCCAAGGAGCAGGACATCCCCGGCCGCTCCAAGATGACCAAGGAGCAGCTGGCCGAGGCTGTCGGCGAGGGATGA
- a CDS encoding glycoside hydrolase family 15 protein, protein MTYRKIGRVLAAALLGLTPVAAATGDGEAPGAPGLDQQFLPADKGGLITATGTASRVWATVQRTGGLGEIFYPDLGTPSVRALDFVVAGPDGRAARAVGAVTSLIDRRSLSFEQRLTDPAGRWRLALRYVTDPHRATVLVDVRFTAGPGHRLYAVYDPALANSRGGDAGRTDGDALLASDGGVASAFVASPGFRATSSGFAGVSDGWTDLLADGRMDRRHRRAAAGNLVQTGELRGRHTTLALGFGPSTRAALSGARAGLRRGFGALAREYAAGWHRHLAGLRRPPAVADRTLWQVSAMVLAASEDKTHRGAYVAAPGSPWAFGRDDPSGPYHLVWSRDLYQIATGLLAAGDRAGAQRALDHLFTVQQRSDGSFPQNARPDGTPVWTGLQLDQVGLPIVLAYQLDRTDVATWRHVRRAADFLVGFEQDGNRAPWSPQDRWENQSGYSPATIAAQIAGLVCAASIARANGDVDAAGRYLRTADSWRARVKAWTVTGTGPYSAEPYFLRLTKDGQPDRGSRYDIGDSGPSGVDQRRVVDPGFLELVRLGVLAAGDPVVRNSLRVVDAQLAAGPYGHRASFDGYGEKADGSPWDYPLPADSRITRGRAWPLLNGERGEYLIAAGDRAAAGRQLALLAGTATGGRMLPEQVWDQYPPNRPLGTPSTSAMPLAWTHAQYLRLAADLAAGRLLEQPRAVADRYLR, encoded by the coding sequence ATGACGTACCGGAAAATCGGCCGCGTCCTGGCGGCCGCCCTCCTCGGCCTCACCCCGGTGGCCGCGGCCACCGGCGACGGAGAAGCACCCGGCGCGCCCGGCCTCGACCAGCAGTTCCTACCCGCCGACAAGGGCGGGCTGATCACCGCGACCGGCACCGCCAGCAGGGTCTGGGCCACCGTGCAGCGCACCGGCGGCCTGGGCGAGATCTTCTACCCCGACCTGGGCACCCCGAGCGTGCGGGCCCTGGATTTCGTCGTGGCGGGCCCGGACGGGCGCGCGGCGCGCGCTGTGGGCGCGGTCACCTCGCTCATCGACCGGCGCAGTCTCAGCTTCGAGCAGCGGCTGACCGATCCGGCGGGCCGGTGGCGGCTGGCCCTGCGGTACGTCACCGACCCGCACCGGGCCACCGTCCTGGTCGACGTGCGCTTCACCGCCGGCCCGGGTCACCGGCTCTACGCGGTCTACGACCCGGCGCTGGCCAACAGCCGCGGTGGCGACGCCGGGCGCACCGACGGCGACGCGCTGCTGGCCTCCGACGGCGGCGTGGCCAGCGCGTTCGTGGCCTCGCCCGGCTTCCGTGCCACGTCCAGCGGCTTCGCCGGGGTCAGTGACGGCTGGACCGACCTGCTCGCCGACGGCCGGATGGACCGGCGCCACCGCCGGGCCGCGGCCGGCAACCTGGTGCAGACCGGTGAGCTGCGCGGCCGGCACACCACGCTGGCGCTCGGGTTCGGCCCGAGCACCCGGGCGGCGCTGTCCGGCGCGCGGGCCGGGCTGCGCCGCGGGTTCGGCGCGCTGGCCCGGGAGTACGCCGCGGGCTGGCACCGCCACCTCGCCGGGCTCCGGCGCCCGCCCGCGGTCGCCGACCGCACGCTCTGGCAGGTGTCCGCGATGGTGCTGGCGGCCAGCGAGGACAAGACGCACCGCGGCGCCTACGTGGCCGCGCCCGGCTCCCCGTGGGCGTTCGGCCGGGACGACCCGTCCGGGCCGTACCACCTGGTCTGGTCCCGCGACCTCTACCAGATCGCGACCGGGCTGCTGGCCGCCGGTGACCGGGCCGGCGCCCAGCGGGCCCTGGACCACCTGTTCACCGTGCAGCAGCGCTCGGACGGCTCGTTCCCGCAGAACGCCCGGCCGGACGGCACCCCGGTCTGGACCGGCCTGCAGTTGGACCAGGTGGGGCTGCCCATCGTGCTGGCCTACCAACTGGACCGTACCGACGTGGCGACCTGGCGGCACGTGCGGCGGGCCGCGGACTTCCTGGTCGGCTTCGAGCAGGACGGCAACCGGGCGCCGTGGAGCCCGCAGGACCGGTGGGAGAACCAGTCCGGGTACTCCCCGGCCACGATCGCCGCGCAGATCGCCGGCCTGGTCTGCGCGGCGTCGATCGCCCGGGCCAACGGCGACGTGGACGCGGCCGGGCGCTACCTGCGTACCGCGGACTCCTGGCGGGCGCGGGTCAAGGCGTGGACGGTGACCGGCACCGGACCGTACTCCGCCGAGCCGTACTTCCTGCGGCTGACCAAGGACGGGCAGCCGGACCGGGGCAGCAGGTACGACATCGGCGACAGCGGCCCGTCCGGCGTCGACCAGCGCCGGGTGGTCGATCCCGGCTTCCTGGAGCTGGTCCGTCTCGGCGTGCTCGCGGCCGGCGATCCGGTCGTGCGCAACTCGCTGCGCGTGGTGGACGCTCAACTGGCCGCCGGGCCGTACGGGCACCGCGCCTCGTTCGACGGTTACGGTGAGAAGGCCGACGGCAGCCCGTGGGACTACCCGCTCCCGGCCGACTCGCGGATCACCCGCGGCCGGGCCTGGCCGCTGCTCAACGGCGAGCGCGGCGAGTACCTGATCGCGGCCGGCGACCGGGCCGCCGCCGGCCGGCAGCTCGCGCTGCTGGCGGGCACCGCCACGGGCGGCCGGATGCTGCCCGAGCAGGTCTGGGACCAGTACCCGCCGAACCGGCCGCTGGGCACCCCGAGCACCTCGGCGATGCCGCTGGCCTGGACACACGCCCAGTACCTGCGGCTGGCCGCCGACCTGGCCGCCGGCCGCCTGCTGGAACAGCCGCGCGCCGTCGCCGACCGCTACCTGCGGTGA
- a CDS encoding SAM-dependent methyltransferase has protein sequence MGSVTSEQVDAQTVSPARRWNYWLGGKDHYQVDRDSGDLIAKAYPAVWTAAREGRAFHNRVVRHLAGAAGIRQFLDIGTGLPAPGNTHEVAQQMAPDARVVYVDNDPMVLAHARALMIGGATTYVDADLREPQRILRSAELNATVDLSRPVAILLINVLHFIEDDAQARAVIRTLLDAVAPGSYLVATNGTTDFVPPEVAARVQASQAGGRAELWPRTREVFARFFDGLRLVDPGIVAVCDWRPDRADRPAPSEVSTWGGVGLLG, from the coding sequence ATGGGTTCCGTGACGAGTGAGCAGGTGGACGCGCAGACCGTCTCCCCGGCCCGCCGGTGGAACTACTGGCTGGGCGGCAAGGACCACTACCAGGTGGACCGCGACTCCGGGGACCTGATCGCCAAGGCGTACCCGGCGGTCTGGACGGCGGCCCGGGAGGGTCGCGCCTTTCACAACCGGGTGGTCCGGCACCTGGCCGGGGCGGCCGGGATCCGCCAGTTCCTGGACATCGGCACCGGCCTGCCCGCGCCGGGCAACACGCACGAGGTGGCCCAGCAGATGGCCCCGGACGCCCGGGTGGTCTACGTCGACAACGACCCGATGGTGCTGGCGCACGCCCGGGCGCTGATGATCGGCGGCGCCACCACGTACGTCGACGCCGATCTGCGTGAGCCGCAGCGGATCCTGCGCTCGGCCGAACTGAACGCGACCGTCGACCTGTCCCGCCCGGTCGCCATCCTGCTGATCAACGTGCTGCACTTCATCGAGGACGACGCGCAGGCCCGGGCGGTGATCCGGACCCTGCTCGACGCGGTCGCCCCGGGCAGCTACCTGGTCGCCACGAACGGGACGACCGATTTCGTGCCGCCGGAGGTCGCCGCCCGGGTCCAGGCCAGCCAGGCCGGCGGCCGCGCCGAGCTGTGGCCGCGCACCCGGGAGGTGTTCGCCCGGTTCTTCGACGGACTGCGGCTGGTCGATCCGGGCATCGTCGCGGTCTGCGACTGGCGCCCGGACCGCGCGGACCGCCCAGCGCCGTCCGAGGTCTCCACCTGGGGAGGGGTCGGGCTGCTCGGATAG
- a CDS encoding malate dehydrogenase, translating to MTKTPVTVTVTGAAGQIGYALLFRIASGQLLGADVPVRLRLLEIPAAVRAAEGTALELDDCAFPLLAGVDVFDDPKAAFDGVNVALLVGARPRTKGMERGDLLEANGGIFKPQGAAINAGAASDVRVLVVGNPANTNALIAQSHAPDVPADRFTAMTRLDHNRALAQLAKKLQVPVSELRKVTIWGNHSATQYPDVFHAEAAGRPVKDLVDQAWLADEFIPRVAKRGAEIIEVRGASSAASAASAAIDHVHTWVNGTAEGDWTSAAIVSDGSYGVPAGLISSFPVVSRDGRWEIVQGLEISEFSRSRIDASVAELQEERAAVQGLGLI from the coding sequence ATGACTAAGACACCGGTCACCGTCACCGTGACGGGCGCAGCCGGCCAGATCGGCTACGCGCTGCTGTTCCGCATCGCCTCCGGCCAGCTGCTCGGCGCGGACGTGCCGGTACGCCTGCGCCTGCTGGAGATCCCCGCCGCGGTCCGGGCCGCCGAGGGCACCGCGCTGGAGCTCGACGACTGCGCGTTCCCGCTGCTGGCCGGGGTCGACGTGTTCGACGACCCGAAGGCCGCCTTCGACGGCGTCAACGTGGCGCTGCTGGTCGGCGCCCGGCCGCGGACCAAGGGCATGGAGCGGGGCGACCTGCTCGAGGCCAACGGCGGCATCTTCAAGCCGCAGGGCGCCGCGATCAACGCGGGCGCCGCCTCGGACGTGCGGGTCCTGGTGGTCGGCAACCCGGCCAACACCAACGCCCTGATCGCGCAGAGCCACGCGCCCGACGTGCCGGCCGACCGCTTCACCGCGATGACCCGGCTGGACCACAACCGCGCTCTCGCCCAGCTCGCCAAGAAGCTGCAGGTTCCGGTCTCCGAGCTGCGCAAGGTCACCATCTGGGGCAACCACTCCGCCACCCAGTACCCGGACGTCTTCCACGCCGAGGCCGCCGGCCGCCCGGTCAAGGACCTGGTCGACCAGGCCTGGCTCGCCGACGAGTTCATCCCGCGGGTCGCCAAGCGCGGCGCCGAGATCATCGAGGTCCGGGGCGCGTCCTCGGCCGCGTCGGCCGCCTCGGCCGCGATCGACCACGTGCACACCTGGGTCAACGGCACCGCCGAGGGCGACTGGACCTCGGCCGCCATCGTCTCCGACGGGTCGTACGGCGTGCCGGCCGGCCTGATCTCCTCGTTCCCGGTCGTCTCCCGGGACGGCCGGTGGGAGATCGTCCAGGGTCTGGAGATCAGCGAGTTCTCCCGCTCCCGCATCGACGCCTCGGTGGCCGAGCTGCAGGAGGAGCGCGCCGCGGTGCAGGGCCTCGGCCTGATCTGA
- a CDS encoding sporulation protein: MVFKKLLGAMGVGGPSVDTVLANPSTYPGAPLTGQVNLVGGTQDADIEHITLALVTRMEVEGGGGDYSATGDFHRVTVSGPMRLQAGQQLSLPFRIDMPWETPVTTAYGQQLRGMVMGVRTELAIARALDKGDLDPVYVHPLPIHQRILDAFGQLGFRFKSADLEYGQIFGVHQTLPFYQEIEYWPAPQYAHAVNEVELTFVTSPHQVEVVLEFDKRGGLLHSGQDTYGRYTVAHSDADTTDWRSVVDGWVRQAVERHTSRPAYGAPGYPPPGYGHGGGYGHHGHYRHGHGHGSGLGGAALGAVGGLAAGYFVGEAVEEAFEDFGGDD; encoded by the coding sequence GTGGTCTTCAAGAAGTTGCTGGGCGCCATGGGGGTCGGTGGCCCGAGCGTCGACACCGTGCTGGCCAACCCGAGCACCTATCCGGGCGCGCCGCTGACCGGCCAGGTCAACCTGGTCGGCGGCACGCAGGACGCGGACATCGAGCACATCACGCTCGCCCTGGTCACCCGGATGGAGGTGGAGGGCGGCGGCGGTGACTACTCGGCCACCGGCGACTTCCACCGGGTCACCGTGAGCGGCCCGATGCGCCTGCAGGCGGGCCAGCAGCTGTCCCTCCCGTTCCGCATCGACATGCCGTGGGAGACGCCGGTCACCACGGCCTACGGTCAGCAGCTGCGCGGCATGGTGATGGGCGTGCGCACCGAGCTGGCCATCGCTCGGGCGCTGGACAAGGGCGACCTCGACCCGGTCTACGTCCATCCGCTGCCGATCCACCAGCGCATCCTGGACGCGTTCGGCCAGCTCGGGTTCCGCTTCAAGTCCGCCGACCTGGAGTACGGCCAGATCTTCGGCGTTCACCAGACCCTGCCGTTCTACCAGGAGATCGAGTACTGGCCGGCCCCGCAGTACGCGCACGCCGTCAACGAGGTCGAGCTGACCTTCGTGACCAGCCCGCACCAGGTCGAGGTGGTGCTGGAGTTCGACAAGCGCGGCGGGCTGCTGCACAGCGGCCAGGACACCTACGGCCGGTACACGGTCGCGCACAGCGACGCGGACACCACCGACTGGCGGTCGGTGGTCGACGGCTGGGTCCGCCAGGCGGTCGAGCGGCACACGTCCCGTCCGGCGTACGGCGCGCCGGGCTACCCGCCGCCCGGCTACGGCCACGGCGGTGGGTACGGCCACCACGGCCACTACCGGCACGGGCACGGGCACGGCAGCGGTCTCGGCGGGGCGGCGCTCGGCGCGGTGGGCGGCCTGGCGGCCGGCTACTTCGTCGGCGAGGCCGTCGAGGAGGCCTTCGAGGACTTCGGCGGGGACGACTGA
- a CDS encoding ABC transporter substrate-binding protein has protein sequence MTTRRSTLALLGAAVLSASGLSACGDGDAAAAGRQATELRYQGSVGTVTPAELAEDLGYLGDVKLKWIGNTISGPQDIQAATTGDIDFGGAFNGAIVKLAANRAPIKAVIGYYGVDKDSYIGFYVLDGSPITSPKDLIGKKIGVNTLGAHAEAITKTYLSRAGLSDAEIQQVELVVVPPVNTEQSLRQRQIDVAQLGGTLRDKALDRGGIHPLYTDFELLGPFTAGSYVFREDFLKKNPDTVKTFVSGVGKAIEWSRSTPREQVIARFRQILAERARNEDDSQLKYWKSYGVNGRAGVIEEKEFATWIEWLTGTGELKGKNVEATDIFTNRYNTAAGGAA, from the coding sequence ATGACCACCCGCCGCTCCACCCTCGCCCTGCTCGGCGCCGCGGTCCTGAGCGCCTCCGGACTCTCCGCATGCGGCGACGGTGACGCCGCGGCGGCCGGCAGACAGGCCACCGAGCTGCGATATCAGGGCAGCGTGGGCACCGTGACACCGGCCGAGCTGGCCGAGGACCTCGGCTACCTCGGCGACGTGAAACTCAAGTGGATCGGCAACACGATCAGCGGCCCGCAGGACATCCAGGCCGCCACCACCGGCGACATCGACTTCGGCGGCGCGTTCAACGGCGCGATCGTCAAGCTCGCCGCCAACCGGGCGCCGATCAAGGCGGTGATCGGCTACTACGGCGTGGACAAGGACAGCTACATCGGCTTCTACGTCCTCGACGGCAGCCCGATCACGTCGCCGAAGGACCTGATCGGCAAGAAGATCGGCGTCAACACGCTCGGCGCGCACGCCGAGGCGATCACCAAGACCTACCTGTCCAGGGCCGGCCTCAGCGACGCCGAGATCCAGCAGGTCGAGCTGGTCGTGGTGCCGCCGGTCAACACCGAGCAGTCGCTGCGCCAGAGGCAGATCGACGTCGCCCAGCTCGGCGGCACGCTGCGCGACAAGGCCCTCGACCGGGGCGGCATCCACCCGCTCTACACCGACTTCGAGCTGCTCGGGCCGTTCACCGCGGGCAGCTACGTGTTCCGCGAGGACTTCCTGAAGAAGAACCCGGACACCGTCAAGACCTTCGTCTCCGGCGTCGGCAAAGCCATCGAGTGGTCCCGCAGCACGCCCCGCGAGCAGGTGATCGCCCGATTCCGGCAGATCCTCGCCGAACGCGCCCGCAACGAGGACGACAGCCAGCTGAAGTACTGGAAGAGCTACGGCGTCAACGGCAGGGCCGGCGTGATCGAGGAGAAGGAGTTCGCCACCTGGATCGAGTGGCTGACCGGCACCGGCGAGCTCAAGGGCAAGAACGTCGAAGCCACCGACATCTTCACCAACCGGTACAACACCGCCGCCGGCGGTGCCGCATGA